GACTCACCCCTTATCAGAATACTGAAAAAGGAAGCCAAAAGGATaacattaacatttttaaagcCACATTCCACGTGTTAAGCTGACCCATAACGACTTATTATTACAAAAAAAACGATTTCTTAAAAAATTTGCCTAAACATACAAAAACACAATGCTACAAATCTAAAATTCTATTTGAATTCGAATCTACAAATTTCTAAATTCGTCCAACACCCCCACACGTTTAAATAACCTTCCTCCACTATCATTTCACTCTTCTCTTCCCAataaaatcatctacaattatcATCCATTTTTCATTTTACTTAACTTTCATTTCTAACCGTTGATCAAATTCAATTTCTACTACTATGTTGTCCCGCCGGATTTTTCGTACCAAGCCGTGGAGCTCCGGTGGTTGGCGCGGCTTGTTGTACGATTACACCGCCGCGCACATTTCGCCGCCGGTGATGGTTACAGCTAAGCAGAGTTGTTTGTTTCTGTCACGTGATTTTAAGTCAATGCCGTCTTGTTCAGCTCATACGTTTAATTATGTGAGTATTTTAACTGCGCAAATCATCGGTTCTCgtgtttttttttatttaaatgttTTCGGTTCTCGTTGGAGTAGGATCCTGTATATGTGTTTAGAGAATTGTGATCTCGAGTTTTAAGATCGGTTGATAAATTAGTATTTAAATTATTTGTAGAGATAAGTATTTAATTTTATAATGTTGTGTTGCGAATTAGTTTTGGACACTTACATGATTATATGCGCCAGATATCAGTTATTTTAATTTGTGATATCGACTTTAAAGATCGGGTAGCAATTTTGTTAGAAATTATTAGTGTTGTGGATCGTAGAGTAAGTATTCTATGTTCATAATGTTCGTATTGCGAATTATTTACAACTTTAGAGGATGTTTGGTTGTAAACAATTAGAGTATTTCAAGGTGAATTAGAACAAATAAAAGCTGTATTCCTCGTTTTTgcaaaaaaagaagaagaagaagaagatgtaTTCCTTGAATAAATAGGTAATTGAAATAGAGCAATAAAAGAACTACCTTCACTCTTTTAGCTTATATTgtgttatcaatcttgtacgataaagacattattatatatatattgaatatataactaattcataagaacattgctaattcttaaatcacataagcatataagaattaacaattaaattatgaattagttatatattcaatatatatataataatgtctttatcgtacaagattgataacaatcttaaagcagttttcttcaattttcatactttcttgtgagtagacgcaaaggtcaatttgattgtttaaattggatttatttatgggtatatgagtggccattatttgcctcattaattaaattaaatttagttcgttaatttctttgatcacttgttgccatgtgcttgaaattaatataaatttgattttaagtggtgctttgtttaagcataacaggtacgatgcaaaagtaagcacaaagttgttggataattggtttcttataaggctattgatgctttaatggttattgatttatgatcaacttatattcaagtggacatatttggtgacatctctctcgggttgatcattataaattggtagattaaacccaaatttataattcgtccatgttttcgctattaatggatagcttattatgttttgttaacatggtgattgatttcttaattctgaattgattttggaattattagtacactgatacaagaatcgtatatgctatagtttacatgcgtgtttgcaagttcataacatgatattgctatgcaattaaatgatatggctacataaatgtgacccttcatgatggaacttgattatttggtgattaattttttaatcattgttgagtgatgataagacatcaattattattgtttaatctttaataatggagttatatcacaaatttgtaatactggatagaatgcagtaacatgtttgttgttaaataatgtgacgaggtgggcagctgaagtgaaccagatttacaattgctcaggattctccacattaaaaaacctaatgggcctggagtacaggttatgggtcggcatataaattatatttttctggttggatttttcctccagttaaatagtaatttcacgtgttggtgtcggtctgctgcggcagtgacacacgagcctattatagtgatccatATGATACTTAATACGGCGAATATTGATCTCAGTAGTTACGCTGAACTTCGGAGAGAATCCGAAAAGTTGTTAACCCTAACgcatcagttgatcaaggatcactgaatgtggggttattgaagatttatattcttccttgggccttttatggttgtaccagtaggtgagccagaaatgtaggttcgtgtgaaccatgtaaatattttagagaaattcggtaattgaatttttaatgataagaaccacgggaagttctttaaacatgatattaaaatcttataggttttaatgaatgacgtaaaacctgctcagatgagaggtagtgacacgatacgtgtttactgtctggtttgatagtaaaacatttATCACTCGTACTCGTAGTCGAATCAATATTTaagctaaatagagagatgtgtgctctataaactcaagggcaaatccaacttaatacagataattaagatggtagtgaataaatttgatgatgaataatcaccgggcaaattctgtttgcaacgtgaatattcatgaggtcgttgcaccttactcgcattaaataaatggagtagatgcaggcttgagttgcgctctgagagagatgcaaaacgattgtgatcagctcagactatcactgaatttgaggatattagttacAAAGGGTTAATCGTTCCTTAAACATGATACCacagaaggaaataattaaatttcctattagttttggaatattttctgacattctgtaaaatattaaaattgtggggtatctaaaatagaaaattattgaattttctatgaatattggaatgtaatgaaacattcttgaaaataattgaaatgtgggggtatctcgaaacttgataccaatacctctgttggtagcatgagatccaaaatcaattgagatattttggatggatacatagacaatggttgagtctaataatatccgatatatgaatctaatttttgagatttgtgagaatactattacagagtttaggaatgcttatgcgataagctagtagatcctagtagatctgtaattaaaagtcatctaaatgaacttacgagttattggatgaatgtgatgatgaacctgcagagagcaaaagacttggataattgctagtcccgattgtcttgataatttgcttgaaggtgaactcgtaaatttaatagaagcaatgtgcttctcgtataatttcttgataagtgaatatatcaagagaaaatttgactattactaagagtcaataaatcaagattttctagcacgtgtactagaaaatggattgtgcatgttctctctatgtcctttgtgggggaaaggatgttaagaaatagagagagtggttctgtttgacagaatcttgtttaaaaaatatatagatcttcttacgagatagaagcattaggacccaaatgaatttttaaattggaAAAATATATCTGGTTCTGAAGGAAGTATAAGGTCAGACTGATACAAAAATATTACAATCGaaagtgatgaccttatataatttatgaaatattctcgagttttgagaataatgttcattaagatgatactaaaattatcgtattgtgaaatttaaaagtgcatcaatgaacattgagatggtctttctaaatagatatttggagaaatatctatttacgtgaacccgagagttgctctagataaagcaagagtagaaaatctgtattttcggtgatcatgttgagtgaaacaacattgacacgaaataatggcatattaaatttgatattgctatgataagcaatggcttcaaataaatgacatggttgccattttgaggacgctcaaaattggttgctatgtgaataaggattgcctgtttaaggacgcttaaactcggtaatgatgcaaactgaaattgctggtttttgggacgctaaaagctggtaatatcaataacaagtgaagccttaagtaataactagtaaagttatttcataaatgtgaaatatgtcaatatgagatgtcaaactgattcaaaatcagagaattgacaagcgtgcatgtgttatttacacatgatatgcaagtcataattgattgcatgtgagtgatctgatcattacgagaagtaatgacaagaggatcatctctgaaaatcttgatgagattgaaaaggtttatttgaagattacaatcttcgtgactttaaaagttttagatgatacatgtcacatgttggtgatgtgaattttgaagagatcaacgaagctaaagttgtcatagctggaatggatttatatttatccaagcgtagatgaacaaggatctctcaagaaggattgcaagtctgttgtactttttaaaattgtacaaaattagacataggctatacagttggtaaactgggtagatgcacgagtacaatggaaattggtcacttggaagtgattgcaatgagatttaaggtgtatgatatgtgctcgtgagcttggactgcaatacgaaagatatctaattgtactatgtgaatatagtatgtaaattagatatttgactttaagaacttaaaagtcattcgagaatacatttcacacttagcagtcgtatcatggaaatcctaaacttagctcgattcatgatggaatacgagtctggtgcataaaataaatgcagttaaaaggctgagtagccactttgtaaggatattcctaaatgacaaggaaaatgtgtcttcaatatgcatatatcgtgtaatcaatatgcaaattgggagatcacattattgtgtatgaaatggtatgtctcacatctatgatgaggacataataccattaaacaactattctcaacgagaattatcatgattgactatgtaaagtcaaatgataatgtttggatccactgaccagatggttaaactgagTGAATCTGTTTAAGACAAgggaatctagttagaccgagagatagttgtcaaatcatcgagaggaatgagccttgcctattgcttaacggcgtcatggtggacacccaaccttgctgactggagatcccaagaacttggttcaatgggacaactaaatcatgatgactaaatcactgtgggggtaacccccggcctatttctatgatgatgaaatagtgagacccgtaaggtacgaggttaagctttatgcttttaatgatctttgacgaatacaaggatttcaagtttgaatacataatattcggttgagtaaacgcgggttactctataagataaagatcacctatgtaagagagaagtatggccgcttcaaaggagaattgcgaggcacaattctttagaaactcttgcagaaccaggacgatgttccagggccaaaatggacataatcatgagaactgaatgagtcaggaaagatatagtgatgagtatgtcatcgtttacacaaacggtcgaacagttcaaggacatcgcgtcatactgtctaccagtaaagtcgatatacttattcgagcgaaggttcaaggagcattctctacctatcgtatgctatatctgaccgccggaactatcaccaagtcaagctccgcgtctgtctgtctatgtggtgtctatgtggtgcgtgctactggaccatcaatctaatttgtgggggattgttggacaaacttagtattttagactaagttgtgaatcattttgagactctatatgagtgagacacattatgtgttagtggtgtgtatttattggaacgtattcttctcttcgaggggattccaacgcatattaacacgctcaaaatgagtaaaaggtgaatgagaactgatattccaaagttttaccttttaatatgaaaagtggttttgtaccacatcgagagtaacacaaacctattccttagtttttcttataaataccatgtaccacatcgaaaagaaaaaaaaatcctttcaagcctctctttataaatagagtcttagggcaccagttttattaagtcaaggaaataagagtcatctctttcattcttggtctctttagtcttaaatttttccaatattccggtgatagttctcgggctcagttcaggttcgctgagagtatattcgatctatcgattatactagtatctcgttttatcctgggaagcaggtcgctaaacacggatggtgcggggcgaaactgctttaaggagacagttttctggactcgagattaaatccaatctctgtttgttttctcaaacccttctcctaatttaattgttaattcttatatgcttatgtgatttaagaattagcaatgttcttatgaattagttatatattcaatatatatataataatgtctttatcgtacaagattgataacataTTGCAGGAAAGCTTAAACTTATGCAAGTATCTgcatttttgaaaaaaaaactgATGCTTTAAGTTTTTACGTTCGGTATTTTCCTGCACTAGGAGTGATTGGTATTAAGTTTGTAGGTTAtggattatttaaaaaaaattaaatttgcATTCTCACTTGAAAGTTGGAGATCGAGGTAGCATGAGAGGTCAAGTACTTGAAGttatgattaaaatttgataTATTAATCATGAAGAAAGAGGAACGTGGACTGAGTCAAGTTAGTGTGTTGGCGAGATACTTGATGTGATTATTTCAGTATTTCCACTTCTTAAACATAATTGAGTTGTAATTGAAATGCTAGTATCATACTATATTATGATCAGGGCATAAGTAAATTACACGCATTTAGAATGTAATTGTGTACACTTTAACATTTCTGGTACTTGATGGTTGCTTTCCTAGCAGTGTTTTGAAGTACGAATCAAGATACATTTGAATAGTGAGTTAATCCATAAATTACTAATAACTCTAGAATGCAAACACACATGTGCTCTCTTATGATTTTTGAATGGATTAAAAGTGTATTAGATGCCTTCTTAAAGTAAGTGCCTTTCCATCTCGTGTCGCAGGCAAAAAATCCCTATGGCATGACGGGATGTTTCTTTTCATCTCACACAATGGCGGAAGTCCGAGTTGATGGAATAGTCGAGATACCTTTAGCACAAACCGGGGAAGGTATTGCTGAATGTGAACTACTAAAATGGTTTGTGCAACCGGTAAGTAGTGTTGTCAGCTTCGCAGTTATATTACCCAGTACTGTTTTATGTTGCAACTAATAATCATGTATGTAATTTTAGCTCGGTGATAAACATATACCTAGATGCAATTTACTTATATCTTTTTGTTAAAGTGGAGTGTATGTAGTGCCACATTGATCACAGTCCTTTATTTTTTGGCTTTTGCTTGTTCCAAATAAATTGACCAGAGTCCTTTATTTTGGCTTTTGCCATTCATGTTCCAAAAAATGTAATTGCTAAGTTATGCATTAACTAGCTCTaaaacccgtgcgaggcacgggcaTGATCTAACATcaattattataaaatttgtaTACAACTTGTGAAATGCAATATATTTTTTGTTACGAAAAGTTATTTTATCTATGCACAGTCTTTGTTCCAAGGATGAGTTTGGTATTTTATAGCCCAAATGATACGCACACAATTTCAAAACTAATATGTTAATGAAATGTATACATGTTATATAATTGAAAAAATGGTATGGTGTGTGACACACTTTTTTCAATTTTGTATCAGATAACTCATAAATGATTTTTGTAAAAGATGTACTTCAAAGTATTCAAAATTTTGTTAAATTCCATAATTGTTACAGTAAAACATTAAAATCCATTATTTGATAAGATCATGTTTATCGATTACGAAATATTGAGTTCATTCGTGTTAGTTATCTTAATTtcttatatattgtatatatatatttgtatgtgtatatgcatgcatatgcatgtatgtatgtacgtacgtatatatgtatgtatgtattagaaTTTTAAATTTGTGAAAATAAGTTATATGATAATTAATTTGACACAAGTACATGTGTATTGTGAATTTATAATATAAGTGTTATACGTATCTAAATAAGAATATGATATTTGTTTTTCGTTCGAATTTAAGTTTCTTCTACCGTAAATggaataattaaaatatgaaatacGACATTAAATGTAATAATAAtagatatataaaaatataataatattagaATGTAATTATAAGTATAAATATAAGTTCTTTTTATACAACAATGGAATAGTAATAAATATACGATTATTAGTAATTAATGAGTTAGATGtaattaatatatgttattaaatttgatatttattAGTAGATATTTATGaggggtaattaagtaattttcAAATGAATAAATTATCTCAATGAACCCCTagttgctctattatatatataatagatgcCTTTTTTAAATCTACATTTACTTGCTAGCTCTTGACGATCATGTTCATCAAGTTCCTTTTGGTCTTCTTCTTAATTCAACTCATGTTGTATATAATGATTTGTGCATTCATATCTAGTTGTGCTTCACAATTGCCGAGAGTACTTGCTCTTATTTGGAAAGGGATTTTCTATGGTGTTCCATATATCTATATATACACATAAGATGGGCATGGTATTTAATGCCATGCTATTATATAATAGTACTGCTTTATTATTTTAAAGCTAAACTGATCTCTCTAGTTTTTTTTTTCTGTCATGTTTtaggttatatatatatattatatgcaTGGATATAAATTTCCCTGGCATGTTTTCACTTGTTTACTTATGGTAGATATACCCAATATAATAAATATTGGATGTATTCCTGATGTGATTACTACGACAGGGGGATAAAATTGACGAATTTCAACCACTTTGTGAAGTTCAAAGTGACAAGGCTACAATAGAAATAACCAGTCGCTACAAAGGTGAAGTTTCGGAAATTCTCCATGCTCCTGGCGATATCGTTAAGGTAACAGTAACACATTTAATATGCCAACTTCGTTTACTTTATTGATTTGTTGGCAATGAATTATATTTTCTATATGTCATGACAAGTGTCATTTCATTCTATGCCAATGAATTATATTTTCTGTATGTCATTACATGTGTCATCACGTTCTTGCTCCTCATGAAATGTCAGAATAACAGAACTCTAGCTTAAAAAGATTATAATGCTTTGCAAATTTTACTTAACTACAGGTCGGAGAAACACTGTTGAAGCTATTTGTTAGTGAATTATCTGTACCATCTCAGATTTGTGACACCATGGAAGTCGATAATGATTCGTGTGACTCAGATATTCAAGCTTCACAGTCTCAAGAGACCGAAAGGGGAGGAGTTTTATCTACACCTGCTGTCCGTAACATTGCAAAGAtgtataatattaatataaaagATGTCTCTGGAACTGGTAAGGATGGCAGGGTTCTAAAAGAAGATATCCTCAGATATGCTGCCAGCAAAGGAGTTATCAAGGACATTCCATCTTCCATCACCGCTGATTCAGTAAAACAGGAATCAGATAGAGAAAATATGCACCAAGATGATTATGAAGATAAGACATATCCTCTGAGGTATTTTATGTAGTTCAATACTTAATCCTTGCCACACTTGTATTCATTACATCTACTTTCTTATTAAAGAAAAACTGTGTGAGAACAGAAAAGTTGTTCATCCTGTAACTTACATTTTTGCACTTAAGCCATTATAATATTTACCAAGTGCACGCattataattatgaaaataatatacAGGCCAAAAGATTAAATAAAATTTTCCTGTCCTAATAGTGTACTATGTATATGTGTGTGAGTGCACACATCGCTTAGGGATTTGGATTGATGAAAGGTACTGACTACTGATAACAGTGCGAAGTACAACTTGGCTCTTAATTTCCCACTTGGCATAGTTATTCCTCTCAATAGGGCTATCCAGATGCTCTTTAAAGTTCATAATGCAGAACATGCATATTCTCTTCAAGGTTATGCCACATTATAGCCAAATTAAATGTTCTGGCTTTGCAGAGGATTCCATCGTGCAATGGTGAAGACAATGACGGCGGCTTCCAAAATTCCACATTTTTATTTTGTTGAAGAGATAAATTGTGATGCGCTAATGGATCTTAAAGCATTTTTCCAAAAGCACTCTGATCCAGATGTTAAGCATACTTCCCTTCCAATCTTGATCAAGTCGTTGTCAATGGCATTGAAAAAATATCCCTTGTTAAATAGTCGCTTTAGCGAGGACTCATATGAGGTCACTCTCAAAGGTATGTCCTAAGGCTTTTGTGTAATTACTTTAAAGTATGGAACTTTAGTTGCTTGGAACTTGGTTTATACTGTTGCCACTTAGAAACAACAAAACTGAAAATAAACAAGATTATTTTCATGATTGAACCCTTTTGCTTGGGGTCTTTCACTTCTTCACAGAATTACAATTGGTTCtggtttttttattttttgtatttATCACCCTCTTGTTTCTATTCCACTTTTCAAGTAACAAGATGGTCAGGATCTGCATCCATTAATGATCTAGTCATTTACCTTTTTATTCTTTATATCATTGTATACTTAGTCAAGAAAATCTGGTTAGCTTCATTTTGATGACTTCTTGTTTAAAAGAAACCCATGTTCTTCCATCATATGTCCTTTTTCATGGTTACTCAGGGTTCAAATACCCTGGATCTGCAGTTTGCTTACCAGCTTTGAAAAATTCAGCAAAAAGCATTTCTTCAAAGCTTCTTGTATCTCTTATAAAAACGCGATATACTATAAAATATGTCTGGAAGACCCCTGCTAACCCCAAGTAAATATTCAGATCTCTGTCCTACTAATCGCTGTTCATAAAATTTTTCTTCCAGTACCATATACTTCTGGTAGCTTGCGTAAAATTAACAATCGTAAAGTCAAATTCCAATCTCAAAATGAAGTCTGACAGTATTTCATTGTAAATACAATCACTATCTTTATGTTGAAGGTTACTTGAGTTTACTTTTTATATGGTGAATTATAGTATTGGTAATAGAGGATTTTCGTGTCAAATATTCCAGTGCTTTTACTATCTATTGTTATATGAAAGTTATATATCACAACAGTAACTTGTTTTTTGTAGGATCCCATAATATTGGGATTGCTATGGCTACACCTTCTGGTTTAGTTGTGCCAAACATCAAAAAGGTTCAATCGCTTTCCATATTGGAGGTTAGTTGTGTACCTGTGTcagtaatttttattttatttctgtACTCTGAACTTGAAAGAAAAATAACATGTGTTTCTCAACTTTCCCTGCCTGTCTTAACATATTCTTATTCATTTTGAAAGAATAAAAAAAAAATGAGATCTAATAAATCAGTGACTAGCGTTTTACTAATGAGTTAGAATCAGTCATTCTTCTGAATGACTCTTCTGTTTTTTGGTTCTTTTATATATCTTGAATTGAGTTAAATATTTTGCAGTCTTGTTCAGTAGTTGCCTACATGTAAAATTACATGCATTTGTAAAATTAGCATCTATACTAAACAATTCATTTCCCCCTAATGTCTGCCTGTTTGTCCTCATGGTGTAG
This genomic interval from Apium graveolens cultivar Ventura chromosome 8, ASM990537v1, whole genome shotgun sequence contains the following:
- the LOC141678313 gene encoding lipoamide acyltransferase component of branched-chain alpha-keto acid dehydrogenase complex, mitochondrial isoform X2 — encoded protein: MLSRRIFRTKPWSSGGWRGLLYDYTAAHISPPVMVTAKQSCLFLSRDFKSMPSCSAHTFNYGDKIDEFQPLCEVQSDKATIEITSRYKGEVSEILHAPGDIVKVGETLLKLFVSELSVPSQICDTMEVDNDSCDSDIQASQSQETERGGVLSTPAVRNIAKMYNINIKDVSGTGKDGRVLKEDILRYAASKGVIKDIPSSITADSVKQESDRENMHQDDYEDKTYPLRGFHRAMVKTMTAASKIPHFYFVEEINCDALMDLKAFFQKHSDPDVKHTSLPILIKSLSMALKKYPLLNSRFSEDSYEVTLKGSHNIGIAMATPSGLVVPNIKKVQSLSILEITKELSRLRDLAMANKLSQDDISGGTITLSNIGSIGGKFGSPLINAPEVAIIAIGRAQKLPRFDDNGNVNPASITTVNIAADHRVLDGATVAYFCKEWKSFIEKPELYMLHMR
- the LOC141678313 gene encoding lipoamide acyltransferase component of branched-chain alpha-keto acid dehydrogenase complex, mitochondrial isoform X1, which encodes MLSRRIFRTKPWSSGGWRGLLYDYTAAHISPPVMVTAKQSCLFLSRDFKSMPSCSAHTFNYAKNPYGMTGCFFSSHTMAEVRVDGIVEIPLAQTGEGIAECELLKWFVQPGDKIDEFQPLCEVQSDKATIEITSRYKGEVSEILHAPGDIVKVGETLLKLFVSELSVPSQICDTMEVDNDSCDSDIQASQSQETERGGVLSTPAVRNIAKMYNINIKDVSGTGKDGRVLKEDILRYAASKGVIKDIPSSITADSVKQESDRENMHQDDYEDKTYPLRGFHRAMVKTMTAASKIPHFYFVEEINCDALMDLKAFFQKHSDPDVKHTSLPILIKSLSMALKKYPLLNSRFSEDSYEVTLKGSHNIGIAMATPSGLVVPNIKKVQSLSILEITKELSRLRDLAMANKLSQDDISGGTITLSNIGSIGGKFGSPLINAPEVAIIAIGRAQKLPRFDDNGNVNPASITTVNIAADHRVLDGATVAYFCKEWKSFIEKPELYMLHMR